In Mytilus edulis chromosome 6, xbMytEdul2.2, whole genome shotgun sequence, the following proteins share a genomic window:
- the LOC139528900 gene encoding LHFPL tetraspan subfamily member 2a protein-like, which yields MVSPVLIIWAFLSVLVSGLTTYAFVQPVWLVGSNLLDTFGMISLCLSRTVFPGGNLKQECEFYGGYFNLGNLPSGAWQAACVLYGAGCVLLSCGAFLAVCTSCIPCDVVRTVTVMAGYVQFVAVLVMIAALFIYPLGFGSSFIRQYCGSKSVMYQAYDCSIGWSFVLAVTGTCLAMFCPVLSRFTDMKSRDIMP from the exons ATGGTATCACCCGTTCTTATAATCTGGGCTTTTCTGTCAGTTCTGGTTTCCGGTTTAACTACGTATGCATTCGTTCAGCCTGTGTGGCTTGTTGGTTCCAATCTGTTAGATACGTTTGGAATGATAAGTTTGTGTTTATCACGAACAGTATTTCCCGGAGGAAACTTAAAGCAGGAATGTGAGTTTTATGGTGGATATTTCAATTTGGGAAACTTACCGTCTGGAGCATGGCAGGCGGCGTGTGTTTTATATGGAGCAGGATGTGTACTGCTTTCATGTGGAGCATTCTTAGCTGTATGTACATCGTGTATACCATGTGATGTTGTTAGGACTGTTACAGTTATGGCGGGATATGTACAGTTTGTAGCAG TCCTAGTAATGATTGCAGCGTTATTTATTTACCCACTTGGGTTTGGATCATCGTTTATAAGACAATACTGTGGGTCTAAGTCCGTCATGTATCAGGCCTACGATTGCTCTATAGGCTGGAGTTTTGTACTCGCTGTAACAGGGACGTGCCTAGCCATGTTTTGTCCAGTTCTTTCACGATTTACAGACATGAAAAGTCGCGACATAATGCCGTAA